The proteins below come from a single Vidua chalybeata isolate OUT-0048 chromosome 1, bVidCha1 merged haplotype, whole genome shotgun sequence genomic window:
- the IL6 gene encoding interleukin-6, whose protein sequence is MKFPRDCGCDRALAGRRRPPALRAALLLPPLLQLLLVPRAAAAPLPHADSSGEAELEEAAARRAALPDSLRLAGLLRDQAAQLQDEMCRKFTVCQNSMEMLLHNNLNLPKVTEEDGCLLAGFNEDKCLRKISSGLYTFQTYLKYIQETFISENQNVELLSYSTEHLAHTIRKMVINPEEVIIPDAATQESLRTKLQSTKDWTEKITIHLILRDFTSFMEKTVRAVRYLKNTRSFSV, encoded by the exons ATGAAGTTTCCCCGGGACTGTGGCTGCGACCGTGCCCTCGCcggccgccgccggccgccCGCCCTCCGCGccgcgctgctgctgccgccgctgctgcagctgctgctggtgcctcgggccgccgccgccccgctgCCCCACGCAGACTCCTCGGGGGAGGCCGAGCTGGAagaggcggcggcgcggcgggcggcgctGCCCGACAGCCTGCGGCTGGCGGGGCTGCTGCGCGACCAGGcggcacagctgcaggacgaG ATGTGCAGGAAGTTTACCGTCTGCCAGAACAGCATGGAAATGCTCCTCCACAACAACCTCAACCTTCCCAAGGTGACGGAAGAAGATGGGTGTCTGCTCGCCGGCTTTAATGAG GATAAATGCTTGAGAAAAATCTCCAGCGGGCTTTATACATTTCAGACATACCTCAAATACATACAAGAAACTTTTATTagtgaaaaccaaaatgttGAATTGCTATCCTATAGTACAGAGCACCTGGCACATACCATAAGAAAGATG GTGATCAATCCCGAAGAAGTGATCATTCCAGATGCAGCTACCCAGGAATCCCTCCGCACAAAGCTGCAGTCCACTAAGGACTGGACAGAGAAAATCACCATCCATCTCATCCTCCGAGACTTTACTTCATTTATGGAGAAGACAGTGAGGGCCGTGCGCTATTTGAAAAACACCAGGAGTTTTAGTGTTTGA